The proteins below are encoded in one region of Borrelia duttonii Ly:
- a CDS encoding iron-sulfur cluster assembly scaffold protein, with amino-acid sequence MFSEEIKKELIRLSKIKKYCFQVEKNQSPIYHKSKCGDQIIFQTDKDNKKIKLKYNAYGCIVFLASTYLLTKICDNQPKKTTLEIITKIINNNFENLEEINKNLKIFENFLYTNRKDCFILPYKALKEILK; translated from the coding sequence ATGTTCTCAGAAGAAATAAAAAAAGAACTAATAAGACTAAGCAAAATAAAAAAGTATTGCTTTCAGGTAGAAAAAAATCAAAGTCCAATATATCATAAATCTAAGTGTGGAGACCAAATAATTTTTCAAACAGATAAAGACAACAAAAAAATTAAACTAAAATATAATGCATATGGATGTATAGTCTTTCTAGCCAGTACGTATCTTTTAACCAAAATATGCGACAATCAACCTAAAAAGACAACATTAGAAATCATAACAAAAATAATTAACAATAATTTTGAAAATTTAGAAGAAATAAATAAAAACCTTAAAATTTTTGAAAATTTCTTATATACAAACAGAAAAGATTGTTTTATTCTGCCGTACAAAGCTTTAAAAGAAATTTTAAAGTAA
- a CDS encoding V-type ATP synthase subunit D: protein MPKVKLTKNELKKQKDDLKMFSRYLPTLQLKKQQLHLEIRKVKALKEVKKLERDKLKRNMKFWISLFGERFPFQDWIQIKKVRKGFTNIAGITIPVFESVEYEDIKHDLLLTPYWVDVGIEAIKNIIQINAELEVLDEQANLLELELNITSQRVNLFEKVMIPNAKVNIKKINVYLGDQQTAAVVRGKMAKASLIKNR from the coding sequence ATGCCTAAAGTTAAGTTGACAAAAAATGAACTTAAAAAACAAAAAGATGATCTTAAAATGTTTAGTAGGTATTTACCTACGTTGCAACTTAAAAAACAACAACTTCATTTGGAAATTAGAAAAGTTAAGGCTTTGAAAGAAGTGAAAAAACTTGAAAGGGATAAATTGAAAAGGAATATGAAATTTTGGATTTCGTTATTTGGTGAGAGATTTCCTTTTCAAGATTGGATTCAAATTAAAAAAGTAAGAAAGGGTTTTACAAACATAGCAGGTATTACTATACCCGTATTTGAGTCAGTTGAATATGAAGATATTAAACATGATCTTTTATTGACTCCTTATTGGGTAGATGTGGGCATAGAGGCTATTAAGAACATTATTCAAATAAATGCAGAACTTGAGGTTTTAGATGAGCAAGCTAATTTATTAGAATTAGAACTTAATATTACTTCTCAAAGAGTAAATTTATTCGAAAAAGTTATGATTCCTAATGCTAAAGTTAATATAAAAAAGATTAATGTTTATCTTGGAGATCAACAGACTGCAGCTGTTGTAAGAGGTAAAATGGCGAAAGCCAGCTTAATTAAAAATAGATGA
- a CDS encoding cysteine desulfurase — translation MNINILENKNEKIKNLRKDFPILNKTINNKKIIYFDNAATSHKPQSVISSIVEYYTNYNANVHRSGHQFAIESSLKIEETRKIVKQFINAESPKNIIFNSGTTDGTNTIANSLLLSKFFKENDEIITTTLEHNSNLLPWINIAKFLNLKIKLAKFNEMGIIQSEQIQNLITDKTKIITMSGINNILGTMQNLEQIGKIASDNKITLFIDAAQMAPHIKIDVKKINCDFLVFSGHKMLAPTGIGVLYISDKIINKLNSSKLGGNAIENIYIKNEKLDFQTINSPNKFEAGTPNIAGIIGLGQAIKYINNITMEFIQEHDQELIEYCISKLKEIDEVEFILNKNIKRKSIISFTVKNIHSHDIETYLDTMGIATRSGKTCAYLAFFSENIKKDHLLRISFYLYNTKEEIDIFISSLKKTIKEFY, via the coding sequence ATGAACATCAATATACTAGAAAATAAAAATGAAAAAATAAAAAACTTAAGAAAAGACTTTCCTATTTTAAATAAAACTATTAATAATAAAAAAATCATTTATTTTGACAATGCCGCGACTTCTCACAAACCTCAAAGTGTAATTTCATCTATAGTTGAATACTACACAAATTATAATGCAAATGTTCATAGAAGTGGACATCAATTTGCAATAGAATCAAGCTTAAAAATAGAAGAGACAAGAAAAATTGTTAAACAATTTATCAATGCAGAATCTCCTAAAAACATAATTTTCAATTCCGGAACTACAGATGGAACAAATACAATAGCAAATTCATTATTGTTATCAAAATTTTTTAAAGAAAATGATGAAATTATTACAACAACACTTGAACATAATAGTAATTTACTTCCTTGGATCAACATTGCAAAATTTTTAAACTTAAAAATTAAACTTGCAAAATTCAATGAAATGGGAATTATTCAATCAGAACAAATACAAAATCTAATTACAGATAAAACAAAAATCATTACTATGTCTGGAATAAATAATATACTAGGAACAATGCAAAATCTAGAGCAAATAGGAAAAATTGCCAGCGATAACAAAATTACATTATTCATAGATGCGGCTCAAATGGCACCACATATAAAAATAGATGTAAAGAAAATAAACTGTGATTTTTTAGTATTCTCAGGACATAAAATGCTTGCTCCAACAGGTATTGGGGTATTATATATATCAGATAAAATTATAAACAAACTCAACAGCTCCAAACTAGGAGGCAATGCTATAGAAAATATTTATATAAAAAATGAAAAACTTGATTTTCAAACTATCAATTCCCCAAATAAATTTGAAGCGGGTACACCAAATATTGCAGGAATTATTGGTCTTGGACAAGCAATAAAGTATATAAATAACATAACGATGGAATTTATTCAAGAACATGATCAAGAACTGATTGAATATTGTATTTCAAAATTAAAAGAAATCGATGAGGTTGAATTTATTTTAAATAAAAATATTAAACGAAAATCAATAATATCATTTACAGTAAAAAATATTCATTCACATGACATTGAAACATATCTTGATACAATGGGAATTGCAACCAGATCTGGAAAAACATGTGCTTACCTCGCATTTTTTTCAGAAAATATTAAAAAAGATCATTTATTAAGAATAAGCTTTTACTTATATAATACAAAAGAAGAAATTGACATTTTCATTTCTTCACTTAAAAAAACAATAAAAGAATTTTATTAA
- a CDS encoding L-lactate dehydrogenase, with protein sequence MLKRNKVVLVGAGGVGSSFAYALTIDNSLVHELVIIDVAQDKAKGEVMDLNHGQMFLKKNIKIEFGSYDDCSDADIVVITAGLNQKPGETRLDLVGKNTKIFKEIVTSIVSSGFDGIFVIASNPVDIMTYVTMKYSNFPTCKVIGTGTTLDTSRLRYFLAERLNVNTQNIHSYIMGEHGDSSFATWDETKIAMKSLSEYIADGTILESELDEIHNNVVNAAYEVIKLKGSTYYAIGLGIKRIVNAIIGDQNLILPISSYINGQYGDSIKDIYIGAPAVVCKDGVKEVLDFKISDRELKKFQISANQLKSYLDKIEF encoded by the coding sequence ATGCTTAAACGTAATAAAGTTGTTCTTGTTGGGGCAGGTGGTGTTGGCTCAAGTTTTGCTTATGCTTTGACAATAGATAACTCACTTGTTCATGAACTTGTAATTATTGATGTAGCTCAAGATAAAGCGAAGGGTGAAGTCATGGATTTAAACCATGGTCAGATGTTTTTGAAAAAAAATATCAAAATAGAATTTGGTAGTTATGATGATTGTTCTGATGCTGATATTGTTGTAATTACTGCCGGTCTTAATCAAAAACCAGGTGAGACAAGACTTGATTTGGTTGGCAAGAATACTAAGATTTTTAAGGAAATTGTAACAAGTATTGTTTCAAGTGGATTTGATGGTATTTTTGTCATTGCAAGTAATCCTGTTGATATTATGACTTATGTGACAATGAAGTATTCTAATTTTCCAACCTGTAAGGTTATTGGAACAGGTACAACACTCGATACTTCAAGACTTAGATATTTTTTGGCTGAGCGTCTTAATGTTAATACTCAAAATATACATTCATATATTATGGGTGAGCATGGAGATAGTTCTTTTGCTACTTGGGATGAGACCAAAATAGCTATGAAGTCTTTATCAGAATATATTGCTGATGGGACAATATTAGAATCGGAACTTGATGAGATTCATAATAATGTTGTTAATGCTGCTTATGAGGTAATTAAACTTAAAGGTTCAACTTATTATGCTATTGGACTTGGAATTAAACGAATTGTTAATGCAATAATTGGTGATCAAAACCTTATTTTACCGATATCTTCATATATTAATGGTCAGTATGGTGATTCTATTAAAGATATTTATATTGGGGCACCTGCTGTAGTTTGTAAAGATGGTGTAAAAGAAGTCCTTGATTTTAAAATTAGTGATAGAGAACTTAAAAAATTTCAAATTTCTGCTAATCAATTGAAAAGTTATCTTGATAAAATAGAATTTTAA
- the lepA gene encoding translation elongation factor 4: MSSYKKNFCIIAHIDHGKSTLADRFIQKAKIISDREFKSQILDSMDIERERGITIKSQAVTIDYKCSDGNIYELNFVDTPGHVDFSYEVSRAISSCEGALLLVDASQGIEAQTVSNFYMAFEHNLEIIPVINKIDLPSANIDFVKEQIENDLGLDANVAVLISAKNGIGIDELLEAICKYVPSPKGSRESPLKALIFDSHYDSYRGVVVHFRIFEGQIRPGYKIKFMHADREYFVEEIGIFKIILEKKDVLEAGDVGYFIAGIKNISDVKIGDTVTLVDNPAVAPLEGFKEVKPVVFSSVYPVDANQYDDLLKAMDRLKLNDASLTFEKDASAALGHGFKCGFLGLLHLEVIQERIEREFDLSVILTSPSVRYKIIPKKGNPYFIESPEQFPGNENIEVTLEPYIRANIIVPAEFLGNIMSVCLLKRGVQENLIYLDAKRVEVIYKMPLAEILFDFYDKIKSVSRGYASFDYTLLGYEETDLVKLDILVNGDRVDALSQLVFRDGARAKALNICKKLKDEIARQQFKIAIQGAIGSNIIARETISPVRKDVTAKCYGGDITRKRKLLEKQKEGKKRLKMIGNIEIPQSAFLAVLKSDDN; the protein is encoded by the coding sequence ATTAGTTCTTATAAAAAAAATTTTTGTATTATTGCACATATTGACCATGGTAAATCAACTTTAGCAGATAGGTTTATACAAAAGGCTAAAATAATCTCAGATCGAGAATTTAAGAGTCAAATTCTTGATAGTATGGATATTGAAAGAGAGAGAGGAATTACCATTAAAAGTCAAGCTGTAACTATTGATTATAAGTGTAGTGATGGCAATATTTATGAGCTTAATTTTGTAGATACTCCAGGACATGTTGATTTTTCTTATGAAGTTTCAAGAGCAATTTCATCTTGTGAAGGGGCTCTTTTACTTGTTGATGCTAGTCAGGGAATAGAAGCTCAAACCGTTTCAAATTTTTATATGGCATTTGAACATAATCTTGAAATTATTCCTGTTATTAATAAAATAGATTTGCCAAGTGCAAATATTGATTTTGTGAAAGAGCAAATAGAGAATGATTTAGGATTAGATGCTAATGTTGCTGTTCTCATATCTGCTAAGAATGGAATAGGTATTGATGAATTACTTGAGGCTATTTGTAAGTATGTTCCTTCTCCTAAGGGTAGCAGGGAGAGTCCATTAAAAGCTTTGATTTTTGATTCACATTATGATTCTTATCGTGGTGTTGTTGTTCATTTTAGAATTTTTGAGGGACAAATTAGACCCGGTTATAAAATTAAATTTATGCATGCAGATAGAGAGTATTTTGTGGAAGAGATTGGAATTTTTAAAATTATTCTTGAAAAAAAAGATGTTTTAGAAGCAGGTGATGTTGGATATTTTATTGCAGGAATAAAAAATATATCGGATGTTAAAATTGGAGACACCGTAACTCTTGTTGATAATCCAGCAGTAGCTCCTCTTGAAGGATTTAAAGAGGTTAAGCCTGTAGTTTTTTCATCTGTTTATCCAGTTGATGCTAATCAATATGATGATCTATTGAAAGCAATGGATAGACTTAAGCTAAATGATGCATCTCTTACTTTTGAAAAAGATGCATCAGCTGCTCTTGGCCATGGATTTAAATGTGGATTTTTGGGACTTTTGCATTTAGAGGTGATTCAGGAAAGAATTGAGCGTGAATTTGATCTTAGTGTAATATTAACATCACCATCTGTTCGTTATAAAATTATTCCTAAAAAGGGAAATCCCTATTTTATTGAAAGTCCTGAACAATTTCCCGGAAATGAAAATATTGAAGTTACACTTGAACCTTATATTAGAGCTAATATTATTGTTCCTGCTGAATTTTTAGGTAATATTATGAGCGTTTGTTTACTTAAAAGAGGTGTACAGGAAAATTTAATTTATCTTGATGCGAAGCGTGTTGAAGTTATTTATAAGATGCCTCTTGCTGAAATATTGTTTGATTTTTATGACAAGATTAAGTCTGTAAGTCGTGGATATGCTTCTTTTGATTATACACTATTAGGATATGAGGAAACAGATTTAGTTAAGTTGGATATTTTAGTTAATGGAGATAGAGTTGATGCATTATCTCAATTGGTTTTTAGAGATGGTGCACGAGCAAAGGCTTTAAATATTTGTAAAAAATTAAAAGATGAGATTGCAAGACAGCAATTTAAAATAGCAATTCAAGGAGCCATTGGTTCAAATATTATTGCCCGTGAAACAATTTCACCTGTTAGAAAAGATGTTACTGCTAAATGTTATGGGGGTGATATTACTCGTAAGAGAAAGCTTTTAGAAAAACAAAAAGAAGGAAAGAAGCGACTTAAGATGATAGGAAATATTGAAATACCACAAAGTGCATTTCTTGCTGTTCTTAAATCAGATGATAATTAA
- a CDS encoding V-type ATP synthase subunit B: MKRVYSKIESIIGNVITVIAKSVKYGELAIVKSKNGSSLAEVIKLERDKVSLQVYNGTIGISTSDEVKFLGHPMQVTFSENLLGRIFDGAGNPKDGGPRLEDNLIEIGGPSVNPAKRIVPRNMIRTGIPMIDVFNTLVESQKLPIFSVSGEPYNELLVRIALQAEVDLIILGGMGLKNDDYLTFKDSLESGGALSRTIFFVNTANDPVVESLIVPDISLAVAEKFALQGKKVLVLLTDMTNFADAMKEIAITMEQVPSNRGYPGDLYSQLASRYEKAIDFEGAGSITVLAVTTMPGDDVTHPVPDNTGYITEGQYYLRRGRIEPFGSLSRLKQMVNGKTRDDHRTIMDSMIKLYASSRESIEKKAMGFNMTEWDEKLLKYSNMFESKLMDLSLNIPLEEALDLGWTILSSCFEPNETGIKTELLEKYWPKNRD; encoded by the coding sequence ATGAAGAGAGTATATAGTAAGATAGAATCTATTATTGGGAATGTAATAACTGTTATAGCAAAAAGTGTTAAATATGGAGAACTTGCCATTGTAAAATCCAAAAATGGAAGTTCCTTAGCGGAAGTGATTAAGCTAGAGAGGGATAAGGTTTCTCTGCAAGTTTATAATGGAACAATAGGCATTTCAACTTCAGATGAAGTTAAGTTTTTGGGCCATCCAATGCAAGTAACATTTTCTGAAAATTTACTTGGTAGAATTTTTGATGGTGCTGGTAATCCTAAAGACGGAGGGCCACGTCTTGAGGATAATTTAATTGAAATTGGTGGTCCATCGGTTAATCCTGCAAAGCGTATTGTGCCAAGAAATATGATAAGGACTGGAATTCCAATGATAGATGTTTTTAATACTCTTGTTGAATCTCAGAAATTACCAATATTTTCTGTGTCTGGGGAACCTTATAATGAGCTTCTTGTAAGGATAGCTCTTCAAGCTGAGGTTGATCTCATTATTCTTGGAGGAATGGGACTTAAAAATGATGATTATTTAACGTTTAAGGATTCACTTGAGAGTGGTGGAGCTTTAAGTAGGACAATCTTTTTTGTAAATACAGCCAATGATCCTGTTGTTGAGTCTTTAATTGTTCCTGATATTTCTCTTGCTGTTGCTGAAAAATTTGCTTTGCAGGGAAAAAAAGTTTTGGTACTTTTAACCGATATGACCAATTTTGCGGATGCTATGAAAGAAATAGCTATTACTATGGAGCAAGTGCCATCTAATAGAGGTTATCCTGGTGATTTATATTCTCAGCTTGCATCTAGATATGAGAAGGCTATTGATTTTGAAGGTGCAGGATCAATTACTGTACTTGCAGTTACTACAATGCCTGGAGATGATGTTACTCATCCAGTACCTGATAATACGGGTTATATTACTGAAGGACAATACTATTTAAGGAGAGGCAGAATTGAGCCTTTTGGCTCTCTTTCAAGACTTAAGCAAATGGTTAATGGAAAGACAAGAGATGACCATAGGACGATTATGGATTCAATGATTAAGCTTTATGCATCTTCAAGAGAATCTATAGAGAAAAAAGCTATGGGATTTAATATGACAGAGTGGGATGAAAAGCTTCTTAAGTATAGCAATATGTTTGAGAGTAAACTTATGGATTTGTCTCTTAATATTCCGTTAGAAGAGGCTTTGGATTTGGGTTGGACTATTCTCTCTAGTTGTTTTGAACCTAATGAGACTGGCATTAAAACAGAACTGCTGGAAAAGTATTGGCCTAAAAATAGGGATTAG
- a CDS encoding YifB family Mg chelatase-like AAA ATPase — MQIYSHSSIGYEGELIEVEVDIKKGIPGIDIVGLAGSEIKESRERIKAAIKNSEFTFPKDRILINLAPAGIKKIGTAIDLSIATSIISTKENKNNNLKVLMLGELQLDGQIRTIKGVLPAISLAKEKGIKCIIIPFDNLEEALLISNLNIWGVKTLKETLEIIENLNNNIFPAKPTINFKIEENEEEFEYDFKNIKGQHRIKRALEIAVAGGHNIMIFGPPGSGKTLSIKCVQSILPPLTNKEIIETNRIWSIAGKLIDTKIIRKRPFRQPHQTASKEGIIGGGANALPGEVSLAHNGILFLDEALEFQKSILQSLREPIEDKTISIVRASSKSFKYPANFQLMIATNPCPCGNLGKNDIECFCSQQEVSNYWKKFGAAMLDRIDIRVPVKPVNNAKLFQEDNESSQEIKKRIIKARNIQNQRYENIKNVHKNSDLKPEHIAIFCNLDKILTEEMIYILNKLNISSRATHSILKLARTIADLKDESHISRESLLEAIEHRKHGEKLLEE; from the coding sequence ATGCAAATATACTCTCACTCATCAATAGGATACGAAGGAGAGCTAATTGAAGTTGAAGTAGATATTAAAAAAGGAATACCAGGAATTGATATTGTTGGATTAGCTGGAAGTGAAATTAAAGAATCAAGAGAAAGAATAAAAGCGGCTATTAAAAATTCAGAATTTACTTTTCCAAAAGATAGAATATTAATAAATCTTGCACCAGCAGGTATCAAAAAAATTGGAACAGCAATTGATCTCTCAATTGCAACTAGCATTATAAGTACAAAAGAAAATAAAAATAACAATTTAAAAGTCTTAATGTTAGGAGAATTGCAACTAGATGGACAAATAAGAACAATTAAGGGAGTATTACCTGCAATTTCTCTTGCAAAAGAAAAAGGAATTAAATGCATAATAATACCTTTTGATAATCTTGAAGAAGCTCTATTAATATCAAACCTAAACATTTGGGGAGTCAAAACTTTAAAAGAAACTCTAGAAATAATTGAAAATCTTAATAATAATATATTTCCCGCAAAACCTACAATTAATTTTAAAATAGAAGAAAATGAAGAAGAATTTGAATATGATTTTAAAAATATCAAAGGACAACATAGAATAAAAAGAGCACTAGAGATAGCAGTAGCAGGAGGACATAATATTATGATATTTGGACCTCCTGGAAGTGGCAAAACACTCAGTATTAAATGTGTACAATCAATATTACCCCCACTTACAAATAAAGAAATTATTGAAACAAATAGAATTTGGTCAATTGCAGGAAAGCTAATAGATACAAAAATAATCAGGAAAAGACCATTTAGACAACCACATCAAACTGCAAGCAAAGAAGGCATTATTGGTGGAGGAGCTAATGCACTCCCTGGAGAAGTATCACTTGCTCATAATGGCATCCTATTTTTAGATGAAGCTCTAGAATTTCAAAAATCAATATTACAATCACTGCGTGAACCAATAGAAGACAAAACAATTTCAATAGTAAGAGCAAGTTCAAAATCATTTAAATACCCTGCAAACTTTCAATTAATGATTGCAACAAATCCATGTCCTTGTGGCAATCTTGGAAAAAACGATATTGAGTGTTTCTGTTCACAACAAGAAGTTTCAAACTACTGGAAAAAATTTGGAGCAGCAATGCTTGATAGAATTGACATTAGAGTACCAGTTAAACCAGTAAATAATGCCAAATTATTTCAAGAAGACAATGAAAGCTCACAAGAAATTAAAAAGAGAATAATAAAAGCAAGAAATATACAAAACCAAAGATATGAAAACATTAAAAATGTTCATAAAAATTCTGATCTCAAACCAGAACACATTGCAATATTTTGTAACTTAGATAAAATTCTGACAGAAGAAATGATTTATATATTAAATAAACTTAATATATCATCAAGAGCAACTCATTCAATCCTAAAACTTGCAAGAACAATTGCTGATTTAAAAGATGAGTCTCATATTTCAAGAGAATCATTACTAGAAGCAATTGAGCACAGAAAACATGGAGAAAAACTATTAGAAGAATAA
- a CDS encoding ATP synthase subunit K (produces ATP from ADP in the presence of a proton gradient across the membrane; the K subunit is a nonenzymatic component which binds the dimeric form by interacting with the G and E subunits), protein MDIGLVGVNSALTVSAIGSALGMGAAGSAAIGAWKRCYMQGKSAPFLLIVFVSAPLTQIIYGYILMNTLAEVMTQANPWLLFGAGFGGGLAMAISAFAQGRTAAGACDSFAETGKGFATNLLVLGLIESVALFVMVFLMIFKFV, encoded by the coding sequence ATGGATATAGGTTTAGTAGGAGTTAATTCAGCTTTAACAGTTTCTGCGATAGGTTCAGCTTTGGGAATGGGAGCTGCCGGGAGTGCTGCTATTGGAGCATGGAAGAGATGTTATATGCAAGGTAAATCGGCTCCCTTTTTATTAATTGTTTTTGTTTCAGCACCTCTTACACAAATAATATATGGTTATATATTAATGAATACGTTAGCAGAGGTGATGACCCAGGCTAATCCTTGGTTATTATTTGGAGCTGGTTTTGGTGGTGGACTTGCAATGGCTATTTCTGCTTTTGCTCAGGGTAGAACTGCTGCAGGGGCTTGTGATTCTTTTGCTGAGACTGGCAAGGGATTTGCAACAAATCTTTTAGTTTTGGGATTAATTGAATCTGTTGCTCTTTTTGTAATGGTATTTTTGATGATATTTAAGTTTGTTTAA
- a CDS encoding V-type ATP synthase subunit I, giving the protein MIVKMKKVLLLTLLKYKRDSLEILRELGVVHINFCNKVSESLQKVIEERSILNHALSLLGDDSEVQILSSSNENFLDIAKRIVDLGSEIKDLREMRQSLLRNRDIISCWGYFSVDLVNKLRGCNIHVQFFKSGMSEYKKLLLFSQVKVALINNYKGTAYFVAINDSKQNIDVAEEYEFEFDLDSIETKLKMIDEVLEQKLTQLSVLNKYRNILKDAIKEYEQIIEFEQVMADMNVECDEFVYITGFIPEDKQKYLQNATLNGKFVVQFAEPDDNDFIPTYVKRKGIAKLAKPIFDVLDTIPGYKERDVSCVFMLFFFVFFGMIIGDAAYGVIFLLIGIIISLISVLKNKPLTSAHALIFYLSTSAIIYGSMTGTWFGSGHFVLDLFPILKSLKVEYLTGNNGMQNVMFICFTIGVLQLSLAHVWNFVQKVKEKPHIHAIAQIGWLVLMPGLYYFVLNLILGSDNFPMHSMILNMIYFGVMLIFVFDKQDGSNFFVCVLKSFGGLIEQFLATVSGFADIISYIRLFAVGLAGLAISDSFNSMSVSLLKSSNIGLIIGGVIVILFGHILNIMLSLLSVVVHGVRLNMLEFSNHLGQEWNGYSYRPFKKIKD; this is encoded by the coding sequence ATGATTGTTAAAATGAAGAAGGTTTTGCTTTTAACTTTATTAAAATATAAAAGAGACTCACTTGAGATCTTAAGAGAATTGGGAGTTGTTCATATCAATTTTTGCAATAAAGTTTCAGAATCTTTACAAAAAGTTATTGAGGAGAGGAGTATTTTAAATCATGCTTTGTCTTTGCTTGGTGATGATTCTGAAGTGCAAATTTTAAGTTCTTCAAATGAGAATTTTTTAGATATTGCAAAACGTATCGTTGACTTAGGTTCTGAGATTAAAGATTTAAGAGAAATGCGTCAATCATTACTTCGTAATAGAGATATTATATCTTGTTGGGGATATTTTTCTGTTGATTTAGTCAATAAATTAAGGGGATGTAATATTCATGTGCAATTTTTTAAGTCTGGAATGTCTGAATATAAAAAATTGTTGTTATTTTCGCAGGTTAAAGTTGCTCTTATTAATAATTATAAAGGTACAGCCTATTTTGTAGCTATTAATGACTCTAAACAGAATATAGATGTAGCTGAAGAATATGAATTTGAATTTGATCTAGATTCTATTGAAACCAAGTTAAAAATGATTGATGAGGTTTTAGAGCAAAAATTAACTCAGTTGTCAGTTTTAAATAAATATAGAAATATTTTAAAAGATGCAATAAAAGAGTATGAACAAATTATTGAATTTGAACAGGTTATGGCTGATATGAATGTGGAGTGTGATGAGTTTGTATATATTACAGGATTTATTCCTGAAGATAAGCAAAAATATCTTCAAAATGCGACTCTTAATGGTAAGTTTGTGGTGCAATTTGCGGAGCCAGATGATAATGATTTTATTCCTACTTATGTAAAAAGAAAAGGAATTGCTAAGCTTGCTAAACCTATTTTCGATGTTTTAGATACAATTCCTGGATATAAAGAGAGAGATGTTAGTTGTGTTTTTATGTTGTTTTTCTTTGTGTTTTTTGGAATGATAATTGGTGATGCAGCTTATGGTGTTATATTTTTGTTAATAGGCATTATTATTAGTTTGATTAGTGTTTTAAAAAATAAACCATTAACTTCTGCTCATGCTTTAATATTTTATTTAAGTACGTCAGCAATAATATATGGTTCTATGACTGGTACTTGGTTTGGTAGTGGTCATTTTGTTCTTGATTTATTTCCTATTTTGAAATCTCTTAAGGTTGAGTATTTGACAGGAAATAATGGTATGCAAAATGTTATGTTTATATGTTTTACAATAGGGGTTTTACAGCTGTCTTTGGCTCATGTATGGAATTTTGTTCAAAAAGTGAAAGAAAAGCCACATATACATGCAATTGCTCAAATTGGTTGGCTTGTTTTAATGCCTGGGCTTTATTATTTTGTTCTTAATTTAATACTTGGAAGTGATAATTTTCCTATGCATAGTATGATTCTTAATATGATATATTTTGGAGTTATGCTTATTTTTGTTTTTGACAAACAGGATGGTTCAAACTTTTTTGTGTGTGTGTTAAAAAGTTTTGGAGGACTTATAGAGCAATTTTTAGCTACTGTTTCAGGATTTGCAGATATAATATCTTATATTAGGCTTTTTGCTGTTGGACTTGCAGGACTTGCAATTTCTGATAGTTTTAATAGCATGTCAGTGTCTTTATTAAAATCATCTAATATTGGTCTTATAATAGGAGGTGTTATTGTGATACTTTTTGGACACATTTTAAATATAATGTTATCTTTATTATCTGTTGTTGTTCATGGAGTAAGACTTAATATGCTTGAGTTTTCAAATCATTTGGGTCAAGAATGGAATGGATATTCTTATAGACCTTTTAAAAAAATTAAAGATTAG